The proteins below are encoded in one region of Neodiprion virginianus isolate iyNeoVirg1 chromosome 7, iyNeoVirg1.1, whole genome shotgun sequence:
- the LOC124308780 gene encoding uncharacterized protein LOC124308780 isoform X1: protein MLKAIVNKVCVMKELVKHMKNGQEFGEFGLWMLVGYKISDTPLSQHQLAVPSGPHRICNHEDLLPDALENDCKSCNDRQKAGSEKVIRFLVNERPEIWDKLAKKFDPDNRYRVKFQAEAKKAGIAL, encoded by the exons ATGCTAAAAGCTATAGTAAACAAGGTATGTGTCATGAAAGAGTTGGTCAAACACATGAAGAATGGCCAAGAGTTCGGGGAATTCGGACTCTGGATGCTCGTCGGGTATAAAATCTCGGACACACCGCTCTCTCAGCATCAGTTAGCCGTTCCGTCTGGACCGCATCGCATCTGTAACCATGAAG ACTTGCTGCCTGACGCCCTGGAAAATGACTGCAAAAGTTGTAACGATCGCCAGAAAGCTGGCTCGGAGAAGGTTATCCGGTTCTTGGTGAACGAG CGTCCTGAAATTTGGGACAAACTGGCCAAGAAATTCGATCCCGACAACCGATACAGAGTCAAGTTTCAGGCTGAAGCAAAAAAGGCTGGAATCGCACTGTGA
- the LOC124308780 gene encoding allergen Tha p 1-like isoform X2, which yields MKVAIFLLVVVACAVTAKPAGYTTKYDNIDLDRILKSTRLLQNYVNCLLEVGNCTPDGKELKNLLPDALENDCKSCNDRQKAGSEKVIRFLVNERPEIWDKLAKKFDPDNRYRVKFQAEAKKAGIAL from the exons ATGAAG GTTGCCATTTTTCTATTGGTCGTCGTGGCTTGCGCCGTTACTGCAAAGCCTGCAGGCTACACAACAAAGTATGATAACATCGACTTGGACCGAATTTTGAAAAGCACACGACTGCTTCAGAACTATGTTAATTGCCTTTTGGAAGTCGGTAATTGTACACCAGACGGCAAGGAGTTAAAGA ACTTGCTGCCTGACGCCCTGGAAAATGACTGCAAAAGTTGTAACGATCGCCAGAAAGCTGGCTCGGAGAAGGTTATCCGGTTCTTGGTGAACGAG CGTCCTGAAATTTGGGACAAACTGGCCAAGAAATTCGATCCCGACAACCGATACAGAGTCAAGTTTCAGGCTGAAGCAAAAAAGGCTGGAATCGCACTGTGA
- the LOC124308768 gene encoding trichohyalin-like isoform X2: MNKLIVLLIIGTLCHQQTSGRPSHDEEHGHHKRGICSRKSGDRVRSDYEEGLAREDDTDMYVEMDENLKVEMNLWQKMNDEMAEDIRRDLDNLDVDLKKHIKDEKYPEMEKNVEEESLEEERRREDEKYREAEMRVKEEYLEKEKHLRSEKYDVIEDYQDTMEDDEKEYGKTQMKDQEKDQRQEMWDDAIMEEDQKEEKDETDENDQEREKNQKKKKCNTKQKSQGMETNQKEEYQHKEEGQGEEKNQKEENQHKEKGQGEEKNQKEENQHKEKGQGEEKNQKEENQHKEKSQGEEKNQKQENQHKEKSQGEEKNQKEENQHKEKSQGEEKNQKEENQHKEKSQGEEKNQKEENQHNEKSQGEEKNQKEENQHKEKGQGEEKNQKGENQHKEKGQGEEKNQKEENQHKEKSQGEDKNQKEENQHKEKSQGEEKNQKEENQHKEKSQGEEKNQKEENQHKEKSQGEEKNQKEENQHKEKGQGEEKNQKEENQHKEKGQGEEKYQKEENQHKEKGQGEEKNQKEENQHKEKGQGEEKNQKEENQHKEKGQGEEKNQKEENQHNEKSQGEEKNHKEEYQQNGKSQEMESKDQKEEYQQNGNSKGMETNQKKEEYQQHEKSEGMEKNQKKEEYQQNGNSKGMEKNQKKEEYQQNGNSKGMETNQKKEEYQQNGQSQEMETNYKKEEYQQYGKSQGMETNQKKEEYHQNGKSQGLETNQKKEEYQQYGKSQGMETNQKKEEYHQNGKSQEMETNQKKEEYQQYGKSQEMETNQKKEEYHQNGKSQEMKTNQKKEEYQQYGKSQGMETNQKKEEYHQNGKSQEMETNQKKEAYQEYGKSQGMETNQKKEEYHQNGKSQEMETNQKKEEYHQNGKSQEMETNQKKEERKQSGSSKKQ, translated from the exons ATGAATAAACTAATCGTGTTACTTATTATCGGTACTTTGTGCCATCAACAGACTTCCGGTAGACCAAGTCACGATGAAGAGCACGGTCATCACAAAAGAGGCA TTTGTAGTCGAAAATCAGGCGATAGAGTGAGATCAGACTATGAAGAAGGGTTAGCAAGAGAAGATGACACGGACATGTATGTGGAAATGGACGAAAATCTAAAAGTGGAGATGAACCTGTGGCAAAAGATGAATGACGAAATGGCCGAGGATATCAGGAGGGATCTGGACAATCTGGATGTAGATCTGAAGAAGCATATAAAGGATGAAAAGTACCCGGAGATGGAGAAAAATGTGGAAGAGGAGAGTCTAGAGGAGGAAAGGCGTAGGGAGGATGAGAAGTACCGGGAGGCGGAGATGCGTGTGAAGGAGGAGTAtctagaaaaagaaaagcatCTGAGGAGTGAAAAGTATGACGTGATAGAGGATTACCAAGATACGATGGAAGACGACGAAAAGGAATATGGTAAAACACAGATGAAGGACCAAGAAAAGGATCAAAGACAAGAGATGTGGGATGATGCTATAATGGAAGAAGAccaaaaggaagaaaaagatgaaacaGATGAGAACGACcaagaaagggagaaaaatcaaaagaagaaaaaatgtaacacGAAGCAGAAAAGCCAAGGCATGGAGACAAATCAGAAAGAAGAATATCAACATAAGGAGGAAGGTCAAGGAGAGGAAAAGAATCAGAAAGAGGAAAACCAACACAAGGAGAAAGGTCAAGGGGAGGAAAAGAATCAGAAAGAGGAAAACCAACACAAGGAGAAAGGTCAAGGGGAGGAAAAGAATCAGAAAGAGGAAAACCAACACAAGGAGAAAAGTCAAGGAGAGGAAAAGAATCAGAAACAGGAAAACCAACACAAGGAGAAAAGTCAAGGAGAGGAAAAGAATCAGAAAGAGGAAAACCAACACAAAGAGAAAAGTCAAGGAGAGGAAAAGAATCAGAAAGAGGAAAACCAACACAAAGAGAAAAGTCAAGGAGAGGAAAAGAATCAGAAAGAGGAAAACCAACACAACGAGAAAAGTCAAGGAGAGGAAAAGAATCAGAAAGAGGAAAACCAACACAAGGAGAAAGGTCAAGGAGAGGAAAAGAATCAGAAAGGGGAAAACCAACACAAGGAGAAAGGTCAAGGAGAGGAAAAGAATCAGAAAGAGGAAAACCAACACAAAGAGAAAAGTCAAGGAGAGGACAAGAATCAGAAAGAGGAAAACCAACACAAAGAGAAAAGTCAAGGAGAGGAAAAGAATCAGAAAGAGGAAAACCAACACAAGGAGAAAAGTCAAGGAGAGGAAAAGAATCAGAAAGAGGAAAACCAACACAAGGAGAAAAGTCAAGGAGAGGAAAAGAATCAGAAAGAGGAAAACCAACACAAGGAGAAAG GTCAAGGAGAGGAGAAGAATCAGAAAGAGGAAAACCAACACAAGGAGAAAGGTCAAGGAGAGGAGAAGTATCAGAAAGAGGAAAACCAACACAAGGAGAAAGGTCAAGGAGAGGAGAAGAATCAGAAAGAGGAAAACCAACACAAGGAGAAAGGTCAAGGAGAGGAGAAGAATCAGAAAGAGGAAAACCAACACAAGGAGAAAGGTCAAGGAGAGGAAAAGAATCAGAAAGAGGAAAACCAACACAACGAGAAAAGCcaaggagaagaaaagaatCACAAGGAGGAATACCAACAGAATGGGAAAAGTCAAGAAATGGAGTCAAAGGATCAGAAGGAGGAATACCAACAAAATGGAAATAGCAAAGGAATGGAGACGAATCAGAAGAAAGAGGAATACCAACAGCATGAAAAAAGCGaaggaatggagaaaaatcAGAAGAAGGAGGAATACCAACAAAATGGAAATAGCAaaggaatggagaaaaatcAGAAGAAGGAGGAATACCAACAAAATGGAAATAGCAAAGGAATGGAGACGAATCAGAAGAAGGAAGAATACCAACAGAATGGACAAAGCCAAGAAATGGAGACAAATTACAAGAAGGAGGAATATCAACAGTATGGGAAAAGCCAAGGTATGGAGACAAATCAGAAGAAAGAGGAATACCATCAGAATGGAAAAAGCCAAGGACTGGAGACGAATCAGAAGAAGGAGGAATATCAACAGTATGGGAAAAGCCAAGGAATGGAGACAAATCAGAAGAAAGAGGAATACCATCAGAATGGAAAGAGCCAAGAAATGGAGACGAATCAGAAGAAGGAGGAATATCAACAGTATGGGAAAAGCCAAGAAATGGAGACAAATCAGAAGAAAGAGGAATACCATCAGAATGGAAAAAGCCAAGAAATGAAGACGAATCAGAAGAAGGAGGAATATCAACAGTATGGGAAAAGCCAAGGAATGGAGACAAATCAGAAGAAAGAGGAATACCATCAGAATGGAAAAAGCCAAGAAATGGAGACGAATCAGAAGAAGGAGGCATATCAAGAGTACGGGAAAAGCCAAGGAATGGAGACAAATCAGAAGAAAGAGGAATACCATCAGAATGGAAAAAGCCAAGAAATGGAGACGAATCAGAAAAAAGAGGAATACCATCAGAATGGAAAAAGCCAAGAAATGGAGACGAATCAGAAGAAGGAGGAAAGAAAACAGAGTGGAAGTTCTAAAAAACAGTGA
- the LOC124308768 gene encoding trichohyalin-like isoform X1 gives MNKLIVLLIIGTLCHQQTSGRPSHDEEHGHHKRGICSRKSGDRVRSDYEEGLAREDDTDMYVEMDENLKVEMNLWQKMNDEMAEDIRRDLDNLDVDLKKHIKDEKYPEMEKNVEEESLEEERRREDEKYREAEMRVKEEYLEKEKHLRSEKYDVIEDYQDTMEDDEKEYGKTQMKDQEKDQRQEMWDDAIMEEDQKEEKDETDENDQEREKNQKKKKCNTKQKSQGMETNQKEEYQHKEEGQGEEKNQKEENQHKEKGQGEEKNQKEENQHKEKGQGEEKNQKEENQHKEKSQGEEKNQKQENQHKEKSQGEEKNQKEENQHKEKSQGEEKNQKEENQHKEKSQGEEKNQKEENQHNEKSQGEEKNQKEENQHKEKGQGEEKNQKGENQHKEKGQGEEKNQKEENQHKEKSQGEDKNQKEENQHKEKSQGEEKNQKEENQHKEKSQGEEKNQKEENQHKEKSQGEEKNQKEENQHKEKGQGEEKNQKEENQHKEKGQGEEKYQKEENQHKEKGQGEEKNQKEENQHKEKGQGEEKNQKEENQHKEKGQGEEKNQKEENQHNEKSQGEEKNHKEEYQQNGKSQEMESKDQKEEYQQNGNSKGMETNQKKEEYQQHEKSEGMEKNQKKEEYQQNGNSKGMEKNQKKEEYQQNGNSKGMETNQKKEEYQQNGQSQEMETNYKKEEYQQYGKSQGMETNQKKEEYHQNGKSQGLETNQKKEEYQQYGKSQGMETNQKKEEYHQNGKSQEMETNQKKEEYQQYGKSQEMETNQKKEEYHQNGKSQEMKTNQKKEEYQQYGKSQGMETNQKKEEYHQNGKSQEMETNQKKEAYQEYGKSQGMETNQKKEEYHQNGKSQEMETNQKKEEYHQNGKSQEMETNQKKEERKQSGSSKKQ, from the exons ATGAATAAACTAATCGTGTTACTTATTATCGGTACTTTGTGCCATCAACAGACTTCCGGTAGACCAAGTCACGATGAAGAGCACGGTCATCACAAAAGAGGCA TTTGTAGTCGAAAATCAGGCGATAGAGTGAGATCAGACTATGAAGAAGGGTTAGCAAGAGAAGATGACACGGACATGTATGTGGAAATGGACGAAAATCTAAAAGTGGAGATGAACCTGTGGCAAAAGATGAATGACGAAATGGCCGAGGATATCAGGAGGGATCTGGACAATCTGGATGTAGATCTGAAGAAGCATATAAAGGATGAAAAGTACCCGGAGATGGAGAAAAATGTGGAAGAGGAGAGTCTAGAGGAGGAAAGGCGTAGGGAGGATGAGAAGTACCGGGAGGCGGAGATGCGTGTGAAGGAGGAGTAtctagaaaaagaaaagcatCTGAGGAGTGAAAAGTATGACGTGATAGAGGATTACCAAGATACGATGGAAGACGACGAAAAGGAATATGGTAAAACACAGATGAAGGACCAAGAAAAGGATCAAAGACAAGAGATGTGGGATGATGCTATAATGGAAGAAGAccaaaaggaagaaaaagatgaaacaGATGAGAACGACcaagaaagggagaaaaatcaaaagaagaaaaaatgtaacacGAAGCAGAAAAGCCAAGGCATGGAGACAAATCAGAAAGAAGAATATCAACATAAGGAGGAAGGTCAAGGAGAGGAAAAGAATCAGAAAGAGGAAAACCAACACAAGGAGAAAGGTCAAGGGGAGGAAAAGAATCAGAAAGAGGAAAACCAACACAAGGAGAAAGGTCAAGGGGAGGAAAAGAATCAGAAAGAGGAAAACCAACACAAGGAGAAAAGTCAAGGAGAGGAAAAGAATCAGAAACAGGAAAACCAACACAAGGAGAAAAGTCAAGGAGAGGAAAAGAATCAGAAAGAGGAAAACCAACACAAAGAGAAAAGTCAAGGAGAGGAAAAGAATCAGAAAGAGGAAAACCAACACAAAGAGAAAAGTCAAGGAGAGGAAAAGAATCAGAAAGAGGAAAACCAACACAACGAGAAAAGTCAAGGAGAGGAAAAGAATCAGAAAGAGGAAAACCAACACAAGGAGAAAGGTCAAGGAGAGGAAAAGAATCAGAAAGGGGAAAACCAACACAAGGAGAAAGGTCAAGGAGAGGAAAAGAATCAGAAAGAGGAAAACCAACACAAAGAGAAAAGTCAAGGAGAGGACAAGAATCAGAAAGAGGAAAACCAACACAAAGAGAAAAGTCAAGGAGAGGAAAAGAATCAGAAAGAGGAAAACCAACACAAGGAGAAAAGTCAAGGAGAGGAAAAGAATCAGAAAGAGGAAAACCAACACAAGGAGAAAAGTCAAGGAGAGGAAAAGAATCAGAAAGAGGAAAACCAACACAAGGAGAAAGGTCAAGGAGAGGAAAAGAATcagaaagag GAAAACCAACACAAGGAGAAAGGTCAAGGAGAGGAGAAGTATCAGAAAGAGGAAAACCAACACAAGGAGAAAGGTCAAGGAGAGGAGAAGAATCAGAAAGAGGAAAACCAACACAAGGAGAAAGGTCAAGGAGAGGAGAAGAATCAGAAAGAGGAAAACCAACACAAGGAGAAAGGTCAAGGAGAGGAAAAGAATCAGAAAGAGGAAAACCAACACAACGAGAAAAGCcaaggagaagaaaagaatCACAAGGAGGAATACCAACAGAATGGGAAAAGTCAAGAAATGGAGTCAAAGGATCAGAAGGAGGAATACCAACAAAATGGAAATAGCAAAGGAATGGAGACGAATCAGAAGAAAGAGGAATACCAACAGCATGAAAAAAGCGaaggaatggagaaaaatcAGAAGAAGGAGGAATACCAACAAAATGGAAATAGCAaaggaatggagaaaaatcAGAAGAAGGAGGAATACCAACAAAATGGAAATAGCAAAGGAATGGAGACGAATCAGAAGAAGGAAGAATACCAACAGAATGGACAAAGCCAAGAAATGGAGACAAATTACAAGAAGGAGGAATATCAACAGTATGGGAAAAGCCAAGGTATGGAGACAAATCAGAAGAAAGAGGAATACCATCAGAATGGAAAAAGCCAAGGACTGGAGACGAATCAGAAGAAGGAGGAATATCAACAGTATGGGAAAAGCCAAGGAATGGAGACAAATCAGAAGAAAGAGGAATACCATCAGAATGGAAAGAGCCAAGAAATGGAGACGAATCAGAAGAAGGAGGAATATCAACAGTATGGGAAAAGCCAAGAAATGGAGACAAATCAGAAGAAAGAGGAATACCATCAGAATGGAAAAAGCCAAGAAATGAAGACGAATCAGAAGAAGGAGGAATATCAACAGTATGGGAAAAGCCAAGGAATGGAGACAAATCAGAAGAAAGAGGAATACCATCAGAATGGAAAAAGCCAAGAAATGGAGACGAATCAGAAGAAGGAGGCATATCAAGAGTACGGGAAAAGCCAAGGAATGGAGACAAATCAGAAGAAAGAGGAATACCATCAGAATGGAAAAAGCCAAGAAATGGAGACGAATCAGAAAAAAGAGGAATACCATCAGAATGGAAAAAGCCAAGAAATGGAGACGAATCAGAAGAAGGAGGAAAGAAAACAGAGTGGAAGTTCTAAAAAACAGTGA